A portion of the Calothrix sp. 336/3 genome contains these proteins:
- a CDS encoding TMEM175 family protein, giving the protein MVLELKVPHEADLAALKPLIPVFFSYVLSFIYLGIYWSNHHHLLQAVRYVNGRVLWANLHLLFWLSLIPFVTGWLGENHLAPLPVALYGVVLLLAAIAYTILTTTLVAHHGKDSTLAIALGRDFKGKISLGIYTVAILISFVNSWAACLLYTLVAIIWLIPDRRIEKTLNS; this is encoded by the coding sequence ATGGTACTAGAATTAAAAGTTCCCCATGAAGCCGATTTAGCCGCTCTCAAACCACTGATACCAGTATTTTTTAGCTATGTTTTGAGTTTTATTTACCTCGGTATTTACTGGAGTAATCATCATCATTTATTACAAGCAGTCAGATATGTTAATGGTAGGGTACTGTGGGCGAATCTGCATTTACTATTCTGGTTATCACTGATTCCTTTCGTGACTGGATGGTTAGGTGAAAACCATTTAGCCCCCTTGCCCGTAGCTCTGTATGGCGTAGTCTTATTATTAGCAGCGATCGCCTACACAATTCTTACCACTACCCTAGTTGCTCATCACGGTAAAGATTCCACCTTGGCGATCGCCCTCGGTCGAGACTTCAAAGGTAAAATATCTCTAGGAATCTATACAGTGGCAATTTTAATTTCCTTCGTCAACTCCTGGGCTGCTTGTCTGTTATACACCCTAGTAGCCATCATTTGGCTCATCCCCGATCGCCGCATCGAAAAAACCCTTAACTCCTGA
- a CDS encoding HNH endonuclease — protein MAKTPRIPIPKEVRQYVLQRDQYQCQSCGKKETESQLTIDHIIPLARGGQNDMSNLQTLCLTCNQRKNDKLDSRFRRHFKT, from the coding sequence ATGGCAAAAACTCCGCGTATTCCTATCCCGAAAGAAGTGCGTCAATATGTTTTGCAACGCGATCAGTATCAATGTCAAAGTTGTGGCAAGAAAGAGACAGAAAGCCAATTAACCATTGACCATATCATACCCCTTGCCCGTGGTGGTCAAAATGATATGAGTAATTTACAAACTCTTTGCCTTACCTGCAACCAAAGAAAAAATGATAAGCTCGACTCCCGTTTTCGTCGTCATTTTAAAACTTAA
- a CDS encoding KGK domain-containing protein, with product MNNEFRKLGKESDTDDAMIYIDSHSFKVIDMTQYIVKAFFGEFWEKLRNKLSSEGRGSIPYSRSISSWFNEGMECELLVPGKKWQKGKVRIKISLEFAPDELEIEETPESESPLEDIRRQISQITQ from the coding sequence ATGAATAATGAATTTCGCAAATTAGGTAAAGAATCTGATACAGATGATGCAATGATATATATTGATAGCCATAGCTTTAAAGTCATTGACATGACTCAATATATAGTAAAAGCATTTTTTGGTGAGTTTTGGGAAAAATTAAGAAATAAATTGTCATCAGAAGGAAGAGGAAGTATACCTTATTCCCGCTCTATTAGTTCTTGGTTTAATGAAGGTATGGAATGTGAGCTTCTTGTACCTGGTAAAAAATGGCAGAAAGGAAAAGTCAGAATTAAAATATCCCTAGAATTTGCCCCAGATGAACTAGAAATAGAAGAAACACCCGAATCAGAATCACCTCTGGAAGATATTCGTCGGCAAATCAGTCAAATAACACAATAA
- a CDS encoding KGK domain-containing protein, which yields MPETFKKIDCNDNDVVSFSDNYTYKVGKIREALRKSLNVNLGNQLNHELKNKGVNLNVDGHPAKNPPHQHWLQNGIECEILQLGYENWKKGKMKIEVSIEIIIEEENVDDLDNCNSVILPPESPLDDFRRM from the coding sequence ATGCCAGAAACTTTTAAAAAGATTGACTGTAATGATAATGATGTAGTTTCTTTTTCTGATAATTACACATACAAAGTCGGTAAAATTCGAGAAGCCTTGAGAAAATCATTGAATGTTAATTTGGGTAATCAATTAAATCATGAATTAAAAAATAAAGGAGTTAACTTGAATGTAGATGGACATCCTGCCAAAAACCCTCCACATCAGCACTGGTTACAGAATGGTATTGAATGTGAAATTCTCCAATTAGGTTATGAAAACTGGAAGAAAGGAAAAATGAAAATCGAAGTCAGTATAGAAATTATCATTGAGGAAGAAAATGTAGATGATTTGGATAATTGCAACTCAGTTATTCTCCCTCCTGAGTCACCTTTGGATGATTTCAGAAGAATGTAA
- a CDS encoding dynamin-like GTPase family protein has product MTQLLPQCENLQSQVDSILQLLQQESHLRNYDTTAIKTSLNKAIAPKFEIVFAGAFSAGKSMLINALLERELLYSAEGHATGTECKIEYAPPGEERVVLTFLSEAEIRDQAISLCQRLGFDTVANINRPEVSDLLTEGCQTIIQKEGGEGKSERAKQAKALILLLEGYVNNREHIHTVMNATYSMEKFNFTNLKEAASYARRGSNSSVLRRIEYYCHHPLLEDGNVIIDTPGIDAPVEKDAQLTYAKIQNPDTSAVVCVLKPASAGDMTKEETQLLETMRGNGGIRDRVFYIFNRIDETWHNTQLRQRLDDLILNQFRENSRVYKTSGLLGFYGSQIKQTSGKDRFGLDSVFSESVKGLDGEEETPQFVNEFLRYCSNSGKLTQFRVSVNSFETPNENYTRILAEQGQPLINRLIQDSGVEEFRTAITRYLTEEKRPQLFKVLADDLEDACIQLKKSYQEMQRNLDSQPREIEAMKVQELQRLNQQLQQVGKDFSEYITTEVNRIITNNCDAFESDFRQLQVKMIRRLDELLDTFSVADAYRRATYSHPRNATAPLLAILVEAFYYLANQLEDILVASCQELVTNLFQRLLDDIRKADFYRQLYRLLGNDSGIEQELKLLEKDVLHGLVSNAKVECDRFVRESPRFYDEGTFSIYQFRQTLLQTSQGYDCESMVEAEPAIRQLLKLDFEPKVNETIRKNFRQTVNQVLKTQLLPMADKQADDILQQYAQARAYLETTLQQEAEEKIIQNQRLLGTVEQKIIAYNLAVGNINSCLQSMGLYEHLLPVIEDLESVATEENVFVTATV; this is encoded by the coding sequence ATGACTCAGCTTCTACCCCAGTGTGAAAACTTGCAATCACAAGTAGATTCTATTCTTCAACTGTTACAGCAAGAATCTCACCTTCGGAACTATGATACAACAGCAATCAAGACTTCCTTAAATAAGGCGATCGCCCCCAAATTCGAGATTGTCTTCGCAGGTGCATTTAGTGCTGGCAAATCAATGCTAATTAACGCACTACTAGAACGAGAGCTATTATATAGTGCAGAGGGACACGCCACCGGTACGGAATGTAAAATTGAATATGCACCACCGGGAGAAGAGCGAGTCGTATTAACATTTTTAAGTGAAGCAGAAATTAGAGATCAGGCAATCTCTTTATGTCAAAGATTAGGATTTGATACAGTTGCTAATATTAATCGCCCAGAGGTAAGTGATTTACTCACAGAAGGTTGTCAAACTATTATCCAAAAAGAGGGTGGTGAGGGGAAATCAGAGCGCGCAAAACAAGCAAAAGCATTAATTTTATTGCTAGAAGGATATGTGAATAATCGAGAGCATATCCACACAGTCATGAATGCTACCTATTCCATGGAAAAATTCAATTTTACTAATCTCAAGGAAGCTGCAAGTTATGCTCGTCGAGGTAGTAATAGTTCCGTATTGCGACGTATTGAATACTACTGTCACCATCCCCTACTAGAAGATGGGAACGTGATTATCGATACACCCGGAATTGATGCACCCGTGGAAAAGGATGCACAGTTAACCTATGCAAAGATTCAAAATCCTGATACTTCTGCGGTGGTGTGTGTGCTAAAACCTGCATCTGCGGGGGATATGACGAAGGAAGAAACCCAACTTTTAGAAACGATGCGGGGAAATGGGGGGATACGCGATCGCGTGTTTTATATATTCAACCGTATTGATGAAACTTGGCACAATACCCAGCTGCGTCAACGTCTGGATGATTTGATTCTGAATCAGTTTCGAGAAAACTCTCGTGTGTACAAAACTAGCGGATTGTTAGGATTCTATGGCAGTCAAATTAAACAGACAAGTGGTAAAGATAGATTTGGTTTAGATTCTGTTTTTAGTGAAAGTGTTAAAGGTTTAGATGGAGAGGAAGAAACACCACAATTTGTCAATGAATTTCTCCGTTATTGTAGTAATTCGGGTAAATTGACTCAGTTTCGTGTTTCTGTGAATAGCTTTGAAACTCCCAATGAGAACTATACACGAATTTTAGCAGAGCAGGGACAACCTTTAATTAATCGACTGATTCAAGATAGTGGAGTCGAAGAGTTTCGTACTGCGATTACCCGTTACTTAACAGAAGAAAAACGCCCTCAACTATTTAAAGTTTTAGCAGATGACTTAGAAGATGCTTGCATTCAACTAAAAAAATCCTATCAGGAAATGCAGCGCAATTTAGATAGTCAACCGCGAGAAATTGAGGCAATGAAAGTACAAGAGTTACAACGTCTCAACCAACAGTTACAGCAGGTAGGTAAGGATTTTAGCGAGTATATTACAACAGAAGTCAATCGAATTATTACTAATAATTGTGATGCGTTTGAAAGTGATTTTCGCCAATTGCAAGTCAAAATGATTCGGCGATTAGATGAATTATTAGATACTTTTTCCGTGGCAGATGCTTACCGTCGAGCAACTTACAGCCATCCTCGCAACGCGACAGCACCACTTTTGGCAATTTTAGTTGAGGCATTTTATTATTTAGCCAATCAACTAGAAGATATTTTAGTGGCATCTTGCCAAGAGTTGGTGACTAATCTTTTCCAACGTTTATTAGATGATATCCGTAAAGCCGACTTCTACCGTCAATTATACCGTTTATTGGGTAATGATAGCGGAATTGAACAGGAATTAAAGCTATTAGAAAAAGATGTACTTCACGGGTTAGTAAGTAATGCAAAGGTAGAGTGCGATCGCTTTGTCAGAGAAAGTCCTAGATTTTACGATGAAGGTACTTTTTCAATTTACCAATTCCGGCAAACTTTGTTGCAAACTTCCCAAGGTTATGACTGTGAAAGTATGGTGGAAGCTGAACCCGCAATTCGACAATTGTTGAAGCTCGATTTTGAACCCAAGGTAAACGAAACGATTCGCAAAAATTTCCGCCAAACGGTGAATCAGGTTCTGAAAACCCAGCTATTACCCATGGCTGATAAACAAGCTGATGATATTTTACAGCAATATGCCCAGGCACGAGCCTATTTAGAAACTACTTTGCAACAGGAAGCAGAGGAAAAAATTATCCAAAACCAGCGTTTGTTAGGAACAGTTGAACAAAAAATTATTGCTTACAATTTGGCTGTGGGTAATATTAATAGTTGCTTGCAGAGTATGGGTTTGTATGAGCATCTTTTACCTGTAATCGAGGATTTAGAATCTGTAGCGACGGAGGAGAATGTATTTGTTACGGCTACAGTTTAA
- a CDS encoding serine/threonine-protein kinase yields MNKHIYISPVSNQLIAKRYQIQQSIGRGGMGEVFLAKDILLGGVTVAVKFITGKFIDQKIQEDFAREAQICAALSHKSIHIVRVTDFGVSEDEKPFYVMEYLSGNSLKDLIPLPLTTFLKISRQICLGLQCAHKGLNINGKVYSLVHRDIKPANILILQDPILGQLAKILDFGIARFVNHGDICSTNQIFHGTVAYCSPEQLNNSELDSRSDIYSLGVMMYEMLTGCKPWQPESELFGAWYKIHNFEKPRTFHEVNPHLKVPKELEKLILACLEKKVCDRPQNLTEVLQVLEGLENTEKIAHHKISQSIYHQPKLDNHIEQACRQLTWKKNKPIQTIVFPHFVKTPQDSVTALWLMMPQEDIRNYSLCRCYNYFLPISAPHPMLLWVTLIYHSNLPPKWLPCYLDLHNSHHYQLVNALLNHECYPLIFFTLEKPNNCVNVLSCRIENHQQQMLKSWLESNKNLPSSSNPQLSKNILRKQYQQMQAKILQQLKAVSSVAIV; encoded by the coding sequence GTGAATAAGCATATATATATTTCCCCTGTTAGTAATCAGCTAATTGCCAAACGCTATCAGATTCAGCAGTCAATTGGTAGAGGGGGGATGGGTGAGGTTTTTTTAGCTAAAGATATTCTCCTCGGTGGAGTAACTGTTGCCGTTAAGTTTATCACGGGTAAATTTATTGATCAGAAAATTCAAGAAGATTTTGCCAGGGAAGCGCAGATTTGTGCTGCTTTGAGTCATAAAAGCATACACATTGTCAGAGTTACAGATTTTGGTGTGAGTGAGGATGAGAAACCTTTTTATGTCATGGAATATCTTTCTGGGAATAGTCTCAAAGATTTAATTCCCTTACCATTAACAACATTTCTCAAGATTTCACGTCAAATCTGTCTCGGATTACAATGCGCTCATAAAGGCTTAAATATTAATGGGAAGGTTTATTCTTTAGTACATCGAGATATCAAACCTGCAAATATATTAATCTTACAGGATCCTATATTAGGTCAATTGGCGAAAATTTTAGATTTTGGGATTGCTCGATTCGTAAATCATGGTGATATTTGTAGCACTAATCAAATATTTCATGGCACAGTAGCTTACTGCTCTCCAGAACAATTAAATAATAGCGAATTAGATAGTCGCTCTGATATTTATAGTTTGGGAGTGATGATGTATGAAATGCTGACTGGTTGTAAACCTTGGCAACCCGAAAGTGAATTATTTGGTGCTTGGTATAAGATACATAATTTTGAAAAACCGAGGACATTTCATGAAGTTAATCCCCACCTCAAAGTACCCAAGGAATTAGAGAAATTAATCTTGGCTTGTCTAGAAAAAAAAGTTTGCGATCGCCCCCAAAACTTAACAGAGGTTCTGCAAGTATTAGAAGGGTTAGAAAATACAGAAAAAATTGCTCACCATAAAATATCACAAAGTATTTATCATCAGCCAAAATTAGATAATCATATAGAGCAAGCTTGTCGGCAATTAACCTGGAAAAAGAATAAACCGATTCAAACAATTGTTTTTCCTCACTTTGTCAAAACCCCCCAGGATTCTGTAACTGCGCTCTGGTTAATGATGCCACAGGAAGATATTCGTAACTACTCTCTCTGTCGTTGCTATAATTATTTTCTTCCCATATCTGCACCCCATCCGATGCTGTTGTGGGTGACATTAATTTATCATTCTAATCTCCCACCCAAGTGGCTACCTTGTTATTTAGATTTACATAATTCCCATCATTATCAGTTAGTGAATGCACTCTTAAATCATGAATGCTATCCTTTGATTTTCTTCACCTTAGAAAAACCTAATAATTGTGTCAATGTTCTCAGCTGTCGTATAGAAAACCATCAACAGCAAATGTTAAAAAGTTGGTTAGAGTCTAACAAAAATTTACCCTCTTCTAGCAATCCTCAACTCAGCAAAAATATTTTGCGCAAACAGTATCAACAAATGCAGGCAAAGATTCTCCAACAACTTAAGGCAGTTTCATCCGTAGCAATAGTTTAA
- a CDS encoding serine/threonine-protein kinase — translation MLQNEVTRDFIPKTELDIYIGKFLNNRYLIRDLVGKGGMGRVYLAEDAAKGGMPVAIKILNMNLDDQQTSQRFAREIFIGAQLGRKNQHIIRVLSYGITEDKIPFYVMEYLQGKTLKTILKFHTLSISEFLNYCQQICVGLQCAHQGVNLKGETYPIIHRDIKPENIFIIDDNKQGEIVKILDFGIAKFLSERSGMTLTESFIGSLPYCSPEHMEGRKLLDVRSDIYSLGVLMYEMLAGKHPFHMKSKSFGDWYQAHRFEAPPQLDKVVSKVKIPQELQNLVMGCLAKDVNARPSSINEILLTLEKVKQQVNKTLPDTDNSDNYLSLQLVPVTTISEQVCLQKTWPKNKPIAPICFPHLLHTQQGNSATLWAMLPLKEIEKLSEKINCTEFVFEKDLYPAILWITVLSDIKLQLTRWLSYCLDLKDSRGQRIVKVLAETGYYHLLFFAIEEPNKCRQVLTLSLNTQQRQQLLDWLDSSHKNNVMLSLHDSKNMLKAKYEKLKPEIIHYLTNQQQPNPHKVKSWLGKIVRRFLQKFSY, via the coding sequence ATGCTACAGAATGAAGTTACTAGAGATTTTATCCCGAAAACAGAATTAGATATTTATATTGGCAAGTTTCTCAATAATCGCTATCTAATTCGAGATTTAGTTGGTAAAGGTGGTATGGGTAGAGTCTACCTTGCCGAGGATGCTGCCAAAGGTGGAATGCCAGTAGCCATTAAAATTCTTAACATGAATTTGGATGATCAACAAACATCCCAAAGGTTTGCGAGAGAAATATTTATTGGCGCTCAATTAGGTAGAAAAAATCAACATATTATCCGCGTTTTGAGCTACGGAATTACCGAAGACAAAATTCCTTTTTATGTAATGGAATATTTACAGGGTAAAACTCTCAAAACTATTTTGAAATTTCATACTTTATCAATATCAGAATTTTTAAACTATTGTCAGCAAATATGTGTCGGTTTACAATGTGCCCACCAGGGAGTTAATCTCAAGGGAGAGACATATCCGATTATTCATCGAGATATTAAACCAGAAAATATTTTTATTATTGATGATAATAAACAGGGAGAAATTGTCAAAATTCTTGATTTTGGCATTGCTAAATTTTTGAGTGAACGTTCTGGAATGACTCTCACCGAGTCTTTTATCGGTAGTTTACCCTACTGCTCTCCCGAACATATGGAAGGCAGAAAATTACTAGATGTCAGATCGGATATTTATAGTTTAGGTGTATTGATGTATGAAATGCTGGCAGGTAAGCACCCATTTCATATGAAAAGTAAATCCTTTGGAGACTGGTATCAAGCACATCGTTTTGAAGCACCACCACAACTTGATAAAGTAGTATCCAAGGTGAAAATTCCTCAGGAATTACAAAATTTAGTTATGGGTTGTTTAGCCAAGGATGTAAATGCTCGTCCATCTAGTATAAATGAGATTTTGCTCACCCTAGAAAAAGTTAAACAGCAAGTAAATAAAACTCTGCCTGATACCGATAATTCAGATAATTATCTTTCCTTACAATTAGTACCTGTAACTACAATTTCAGAGCAGGTATGTTTACAAAAAACTTGGCCCAAAAACAAGCCAATAGCACCTATTTGTTTCCCCCATTTATTACATACTCAGCAAGGTAATTCTGCTACCCTGTGGGCAATGTTACCCCTCAAGGAGATTGAAAAGCTCTCAGAGAAAATTAACTGCACTGAGTTTGTATTTGAAAAGGATTTGTATCCTGCTATTCTTTGGATTACTGTCCTTTCTGATATCAAATTACAATTAACTCGTTGGCTATCCTATTGTTTAGATTTAAAGGATAGTAGGGGGCAAAGAATCGTCAAAGTTTTAGCAGAAACAGGCTATTATCACTTACTATTTTTTGCCATAGAAGAACCTAATAAGTGTCGTCAGGTATTGACTTTAAGCCTAAATACACAACAACGTCAGCAATTGTTAGATTGGTTAGACTCTAGCCATAAAAATAATGTGATGCTATCACTCCATGATAGTAAAAATATGCTGAAAGCTAAATATGAAAAGCTCAAGCCAGAAATTATTCATTACTTAACCAATCAGCAGCAACCTAATCCACACAAAGTCAAATCTTGGTTGGGTAAAATTGTCAGGAGATTTTTACAAAAATTTTCATATTAG
- a CDS encoding esterase-like activity of phytase family protein, giving the protein MRQKRNYLTKIFYILVPLIITIIVFNSIPTPALEITGIDFIGSAVLPKNLSFQNTIVGGLSGITYDAKNDLYYAISDDRSQKSPARFYTLKINLTQGKLQNKDVSIVGVTTLLNEQNKTFSPGTIDTEGIALTDKSTVYISSEGDVASQVNPFIKEFALATGKEIRNLPIPEKFLPDQDGKKGVRNNLVFESLTVTPDNRTLFTATENALVQDGAEAKPGTSSPSRVLQYNLLTNQPEKEFLYPTEAVKPLINLQNRYTTGIPDLLALDNQGHFLSIERAFTGLGFYIALFQVDFSNATDISSIESLLTTDRKDIKPVQKKLLLDLRTLDVLLDNTEGLTLGAKLPDGGRSLILVSDNNFNNLQRTQILAFKLKTENPLIRLLRRLSPQR; this is encoded by the coding sequence ATGCGTCAAAAAAGAAATTATTTAACCAAAATTTTTTATATTCTTGTTCCTCTGATTATCACGATAATTGTCTTCAACAGCATCCCTACTCCTGCGCTAGAAATCACCGGAATCGATTTTATCGGTTCAGCAGTTTTACCCAAGAATTTATCCTTTCAAAACACAATCGTTGGCGGGTTATCAGGTATTACCTATGATGCCAAGAATGACTTGTATTATGCCATTTCCGATGACCGCAGTCAAAAATCACCTGCTCGTTTTTACACATTAAAAATTAATCTCACCCAAGGTAAACTCCAAAATAAAGATGTCTCTATCGTTGGTGTGACTACCCTCTTAAATGAGCAAAATAAAACGTTTTCTCCCGGTACTATCGATACCGAGGGGATTGCCTTAACTGATAAATCTACTGTCTATATTTCCTCTGAAGGAGATGTTGCAAGTCAGGTAAATCCGTTTATCAAAGAATTTGCCCTAGCTACAGGTAAGGAGATTCGCAACCTACCCATTCCGGAAAAATTTCTCCCCGATCAAGATGGCAAAAAAGGTGTTCGCAATAATCTAGTATTTGAAAGCTTAACAGTTACACCTGATAATCGTACCCTATTTACAGCTACTGAAAACGCTCTAGTGCAAGATGGGGCAGAAGCCAAACCTGGTACGAGTAGCCCCTCGCGGGTTTTACAATACAATTTACTGACAAATCAGCCAGAGAAAGAGTTTCTCTACCCTACAGAAGCAGTTAAACCCTTAATCAATCTCCAAAATCGATACACTACAGGGATTCCCGATTTATTAGCTCTAGACAATCAAGGACATTTTCTCAGCATCGAGCGTGCATTTACGGGTTTAGGATTCTATATTGCCCTATTTCAAGTTGACTTCAGTAATGCCACTGATATCAGCAGTATTGAGAGTCTCTTAACCACAGATAGGAAAGATATTAAACCTGTACAGAAAAAGCTACTCCTGGACTTAAGAACCCTGGATGTACTCCTAGATAATACCGAAGGTTTGACCCTAGGCGCAAAATTACCCGATGGGGGGCGATCGCTAATTCTTGTCAGTGACAACAACTTTAATAACCTGCAACGTACTCAAATCCTGGCATTCAAGCTGAAAACAGAAAACCCCCTAATTCGGTTACTGCGTCGTTTATCACCTCAGCGCTAA